Genomic DNA from Comamonas resistens:
CGTCAGGCCATCCAGGCCGGCAGCCTTGCGCTCCGCCTCATGCTGGCGGTCCTGAAGCATGCGCAGATAGCCATAGGCGGTGATCTGCAGGTTCAGAAACATCACCATGCTCATCATCCAGGGCAGCAAAAGCTTGATACCCATATTGGCGGCAGGAACGAACTGCCGCTCGCCATAGATGACCAACGGCATCAGAGCCAGAATCTGCACCAGCAAACCCGCCACGACCAGCTTCCAGCCCAGACTGGCGCTGCCGCGTGTCGCGCGCAGCAGCACATGCAGCTGCCACAGGAGCTGGCCGATGAAGAGCACACCGCGCAAGCGCACCTGCAGCGACATATCGCTCGGTGCAGCCACCATGCCTGCGAACAGCAGCAGCAAGGGCAGGCCTAAGGTGATCGCATCTGTCAGACTCCATTGCTGGCCGCGAAAGCGTTGGTAGCCTATCGCCAGCAGCGCGATAGCCACACTGATGCACAGATGCGCTCCCGTCATCGCCCAAGCAGGCGGCAAGGATTTCTGGATGGCAAACAACCAGTACGCAACGCCAAAACAGAACGCAGCTGCCATCACGTAGGGCACGCCCTGTGCCCAGAAGCGCCGGCCCAGCAACCAAAGCACCCCAAGCAGGGTCCAGGCCGACAAAGCGACCATACCAAAGGCAGTGTAGATATCCAGAACTGGCAACAGCATGTGGCGAATGCCTTTCCCTCAATCAGCAAAGACCGGCGATAAAGACATGGTGTGAGCCATCAAAAACATGAGCTTTACCCGCCATATCTGCAATGCTTTCGCTGTGTTTTTTCTTGATTTTGCACGCAGTTATAGCGCTGACAGCTCCCTTTTTTAATGCGTTCTTGCAGCGCGACGCATGGGTCATACCTTGGCTTGCCAACGGCAATGCATCCTACAATTTGGCGGACACCCGCTGTTGCTGATGCCGCGTGACGGTTCAGAAGGCTTCTTCACTTTTTTGCATCCTCGCCGCCGCAAGCTCGGCGCAGGCATCCTGCAGGCAGGCGTTTGTTTTCATGACCACATCCCAGGCTGCACCGTGGAATCACCACCAAGCGGCCTGCCTGCTTTCATACCAAAGGAGTCTCAAGACATGCAACGCCGTCATTTTCTGGTGACCTCTCCTGCGCTGACACTGAGTGCAGCTGCCGGCCCGGTGCTGGCCGCGCCCGCCATCATCAGCAGCCAGTCGCCCATACTGCCGCGCAAGGGCAAGGGGCCACGCATCGTGATCTGCGGCGGCGGCTGGGGAGGTCTGACGGCAGCGCGCTATCTGCGCGAGCTGATCCCCAATTCCGATGTGGTGCTGCTGGAGCGCAACCCGACCTTCTGGTCCGGCCCCATGAGCAACAAGTGGCTGGTGGACATAGTTGGCACGGACTTCGTGAATCGCGACATGCTGCACCCGGCCAACCAATACGGCTACACCCTGCTGCAGACCGAAGTCACGGGCTTCGAGCGCGACAAGAAGCTGGTGCGCACGGCCCATGGCCTGATCGAGTACGACTTCCTGATTCTCTCGGGCGGCATTCGCAACGACTACGAGGCCTGGTTCGGCAACGACCAGCGCGCCATCGAGTACACGCGCACCCACTTTCCCAACGCCTATATTCCGAATCAGGAGATGCTCTCGCTCAAGAGCAAGGTCAAGAATTTCAAGGGCGGCACGCTGGTGATGACGCTGCCGCCTCCCCCCCACCGCTGCCCGCCCTCGCCCTATGAGCGCGCCTGTCTGATTGCCTGGCATATCAAGAAGAACAAGATTCCCGGCAAGATCCTGATTCTCGACCCCAAGCCCAAGATCGCCCCCATAGGCGTGGGCTACAAGCAGGCCTTCGAGGAACTGTACGCGGACATCATCACCCATGTACCCAATGCCGGCGTCAAGGAAGTGGACCCCTTCAACAAGCAGATCAAGACCGCTGCGGGCGACTTCAAGTTCGACGATGCCATCCTCATGCCGCCCCACCAGGCGGCCGACATGGTCTGGAAGGCCGATCTGATCGGCAAGGATGCCGCCACCGGCAAGCCCACGGGCTGGGCCGATATGCACAACCGCCTCTTCCACGCCAGGACCGACGACCGCGTGTATTTCGTGGGCGATCTGATGGGCGCGATCTCGCCCCAGTTCGGCCACTACCCCAAGAGCGGCCATGTGGCCAACTACGTCGGCAGGATCGTGGCCCAGAACATTGCCGAGCGCGTGGCCGGCAAGGAAGTCGTGGCCCGGCTGCCCGACAACCTCTGCTACATGATGGTCAACGGCGACCCGCAGGAAGAAATCTCGGTCAAGTTCGAATACGAGGTCGATGCCAGCGGCCAGGTCAACCAGACCCAGATCGACATGGATGTGCGCACCGCCGACCTGGTCAAGGAAGACTTTGCCTGGATCAACAGCAAGTTCCGCGACTTTCTCGCTATCTAAGACATGACGACAACCCACCACCTCACTCGCCGCCATTGGGTGGCCGGTACTGCGGCCCTGGCGCTGCCATCGGCCGTACTCGCTCAAGCCACCCAGGCCATCAATCCTGTGGCCAAGTCTGCCCTGGTCGGCCCGCTGGCCCCCAACCCTGCAGAGTTCAGAAAGCTCATGGAGCAGTTCACGGGCGGCAAGCCCGCTCAGGCCGAGGGCCTGCAGCTCGATGTACCCGTGCTGGCCGACAACCCCAGCGCCGTGCCCGTCAAGGTCAAGGTGACGCTGCCCATCACCGAGCAGGACTGGTGCGAGGAAATCATCGTGCTGGCCGAGCTCAACCCGTCGCCGCTGACCTGCCGCATGCAGTTCACGGCAGCGGCCGGCACGGCCGAGGCGGCGGTGCGCATACGCCTGTCCCAGTCGCAGACCGTTCACGCCCTGGCGCGCATGAAAAGCGGCAAGGTACTGCTCGCCAAGCAGGCAACGACGGTGGCCGCCAGCGGCTGCGGCATGTGAATCCAGGACCCCTGAGTCGCTTCGCGCCTTCCCCCACTGGGGGACAGCGCCAGTGCAGCAGGGCGGCCTTTGCGCGGCGCTTGCTGGACTCAAGCCCCCAGCTAATTCGGACATAGCAGCTTCCAGATTCACCCTGGATGCGTGAACCCAAAGGAATTTCAATGAACAAACCACCTCGTGTCTGGGTCAGCAATGCCACCCCCAAGAAAGGCGAAGTGCTGCGCGTACGCGCACAGATGGAACATGTGATGGAAAGCGGTCTGCGCACCGACCCGGCCACGGGCAAGGTCCGCCCCCGCAACATCGTCAGCCGCTTTGAAGCCAAGCTGGGCAATACCTTGCTGTTCGCCTGGGAGCCAGGTATTTCGATTGCCCAGAACCCTTATATCGAGTTCACCTTTGTGGCGCGCGAAAGCGGCGAGCTGAATATGCAGTGGAAGGACGAGCAAGGCCAGACACTGAGCGCACAGAAGACCATCAGCGTCGCCTGATGGCGAGAGCCATGAGAAATGGCTCCCCACGCTTGCCCACTACCTGTGGCCGCGGCCCCGGCGTTTTCATCCTGGGGCACCACGGCGAAGAAAAGCCCCGCCCGGTTTGCACCGAAGCGGGGCTTTTTCGGAAATAGCAGGCCTCAGTTGCCCTGATAGCGACCGGGGCGGTGGCTGATCCACAAGAACATGCTCATGATCACCGCCGCAAGCACCGAGTACGCCACGCGATCAAAAGGCACGATGGCCAGCGCCAGCAGCACCACCGTGCAGTCGATCATCATTTGCACCTTGCCCGCGCGAATGCCATAGCGGTCCTGCAGATAGAGCGAAACAATGGTGGCGCCGCCCAGGCTGGAATGGTGGCGCGCCAGGAACAGGCAACCCGAGCCCATGAGCAAGCCGCCCGCCACGGCCGCATAGAGCGGATTCAGGTAGTCGATATGGATGAAGCGCGGGCCCACGTCGGCCATCAGCGCCAGCATGGCAACCGAGACAAAGGTCTTGATCGTGAACTCTGCGCCCATGCGTTTCCAGGCAAACCAGTAGAACGGCAGGTTGATGACAAAGAAGATGGCGCCAAAAGGCAGGCCCGTCACATAGTGCAGCAAAAAGGCCACGCCCGCCGTGCTGCCCGTGAGCAGCCCGGCCTGCGCAAACAGCATCATGGTGATGGAGACAAACAGCGAGCCCGTGAACAGGGCCTGGGCGTCCTCGAAGCGGCCATGGCGCAAACCCAGGCTGGCGGGCGCAGAAGCAGCGTCAATGCTGCGAACCAGACCGGAGCTGGCAGAAGAAGATAGCGGTGTGGACATGTCGGGTAAGACAGCAGAATGGGTGCCCAGGGTCTCGATAAAGACCGGAGGCAAGCCGGCGCGGATAACACCGGGAAATCCCTTAATTTTACGGATGAACTCATGCCATATGCGCATTATTTGCTGCAACGCAACAAATATTGAAGGGCAATTACGAAGCCCCGCTCATCAAAAACCTCAAGCTTTTCAGCCATAGAACGCTTGCTGGGAAATCGCCGGCAGCTATCAATTCAAAAGCAATCCGGCGACGCATTGAGAATGCAGCGCCCTCCACTTCACCATTCCCCATGCAAAAAAGCCCTGTCTACGCCTTCGCAGACAGGGCTTGCAACAAGGTCCGGCCTCCTGGCGGACGATCAGCCGCGCGGCTCGTCGGGCAGGCGTTCGCGGTTCAGCGTGCGCAGCACCCGACCCGAAGAATCAAAAGTCACGGTGAACTGCATCTCTCGCGTGGGTGGGTCGATATAGTTCCAGTCC
This window encodes:
- a CDS encoding GGDEF domain-containing protein, whose amino-acid sequence is MLLPVLDIYTAFGMVALSAWTLLGVLWLLGRRFWAQGVPYVMAAAFCFGVAYWLFAIQKSLPPAWAMTGAHLCISVAIALLAIGYQRFRGQQWSLTDAITLGLPLLLLFAGMVAAPSDMSLQVRLRGVLFIGQLLWQLHVLLRATRGSASLGWKLVVAGLLVQILALMPLVIYGERQFVPAANMGIKLLLPWMMSMVMFLNLQITAYGYLRMLQDRQHEAERKAAGLDGLTQLPSRRTLMEHVPTAMALAEKEGSSLGLLVLDIDHFKKVNDRYGHVAGDAVIQHVAWVLRNQIREQDFPARYGGEEFVVLLPQATSDIVYSTAQRIAHAVHAEVVAHDDERIRVSVSLGAHLQKVHAGLCWEEMLAVADAALYEAKNTGRDRVVLSAAARAQVMASPSPAAGTTSQQCRNG
- a CDS encoding FAD-dependent oxidoreductase; this translates as MQRRHFLVTSPALTLSAAAGPVLAAPAIISSQSPILPRKGKGPRIVICGGGWGGLTAARYLRELIPNSDVVLLERNPTFWSGPMSNKWLVDIVGTDFVNRDMLHPANQYGYTLLQTEVTGFERDKKLVRTAHGLIEYDFLILSGGIRNDYEAWFGNDQRAIEYTRTHFPNAYIPNQEMLSLKSKVKNFKGGTLVMTLPPPPHRCPPSPYERACLIAWHIKKNKIPGKILILDPKPKIAPIGVGYKQAFEELYADIITHVPNAGVKEVDPFNKQIKTAAGDFKFDDAILMPPHQAADMVWKADLIGKDAATGKPTGWADMHNRLFHARTDDRVYFVGDLMGAISPQFGHYPKSGHVANYVGRIVAQNIAERVAGKEVVARLPDNLCYMMVNGDPQEEISVKFEYEVDASGQVNQTQIDMDVRTADLVKEDFAWINSKFRDFLAI
- a CDS encoding thiosulfate oxidation carrier protein SoxY, coding for MTTTHHLTRRHWVAGTAALALPSAVLAQATQAINPVAKSALVGPLAPNPAEFRKLMEQFTGGKPAQAEGLQLDVPVLADNPSAVPVKVKVTLPITEQDWCEEIIVLAELNPSPLTCRMQFTAAAGTAEAAVRIRLSQSQTVHALARMKSGKVLLAKQATTVAASGCGM
- the soxZ gene encoding thiosulfate oxidation carrier complex protein SoxZ; the encoded protein is MNKPPRVWVSNATPKKGEVLRVRAQMEHVMESGLRTDPATGKVRPRNIVSRFEAKLGNTLLFAWEPGISIAQNPYIEFTFVARESGELNMQWKDEQGQTLSAQKTISVA
- a CDS encoding YitT family protein; translated protein: MSTPLSSSASSGLVRSIDAASAPASLGLRHGRFEDAQALFTGSLFVSITMMLFAQAGLLTGSTAGVAFLLHYVTGLPFGAIFFVINLPFYWFAWKRMGAEFTIKTFVSVAMLALMADVGPRFIHIDYLNPLYAAVAGGLLMGSGCLFLARHHSSLGGATIVSLYLQDRYGIRAGKVQMMIDCTVVLLALAIVPFDRVAYSVLAAVIMSMFLWISHRPGRYQGN